A window of Clostridiales bacterium genomic DNA:
TGAGCTGAGCGTTATAGAAAAAATGGGATTCGTAGATTATTTCCTAATAGTATGGGATTTTATAAGATTTGCCAGGGAACATGGCATTATCACAGGGCCCGGACGTGGTTCCGCAACCGGGAGCATGGTCGCATACTGCCTTGGGATTACCAAGATCGACCCTATAAAATACAACCTCGTTTTTGAGCGTTTTTTAAATATCGAAAGAGTCTCAATGCCTGATATCGATTCGGATTTTTGTTATGAAAGACGCCAGGAGGTTATAGATTATGTCATCTCAAAATACGGAAAGGACAGAGTTGCACAGATAATAACATTTGGAACGATGGCAGCGAGGGCAGTGATACGTGATGTCGGAAGGGCATTGAACTTTCCGTATTCAGAAGTCGATGGCATAGCCAAGATGATACCATTTGAACCCGGCATGACAATAGATAAGGCTATGAATATGAATCCGGAGCTTAAAAAAATGTACGAACAAGATGAGAAGATTAAGCTTCTGATAGATATATCGAAGACTCTTGAAGGGCTTCCGAGGCACAGTTCAACGCATGCCGCCGGAGTTGTCATTGCGGCGGCGCCGGTAGACGAATTCGTCCCTCTTGCCAGAAACGATGATACGATAGTTACCCAGTATACAATGGGAACATTAGAGGAACTTGGACTTCTGAAAATGGATTTTTTAGGGCTGAGGACGCTTACGGTCATAAGAGACGCAATTGAAATGATAAAAGCTGATAAAGGTATAGATATCAACCTTGACAAACTGGATTATAACGATCCGAAAATTTTCAAAATGATAAGCGAGGGAAATACCCAGGGAGTGTTTCAAATAGAGTCCAGCGGCATGACGCAGTTTATGAAGGAGCTAAAACCTGACAGCTTTGAGGATATAATAGCGGGCATAAGCCTTTTCAGGCCGGGTCCTATGGCCGAAATACCCAAGTATATTGAAAACAAGAATAATCCCGAACGTATCAAATATAAGGTTACGCAGCTCAAACCTATTCTGGATGGAACATACGGATGTATGGTTTATCAGGAACAGGTTATGCAAATAGTGAGGGATGTAGCAGGTTATTCCATGGGAAGAGCGGATCTTGTGAGAAGGGCGATGGCAAAGAAAAAGCACAAGGTCATGGAAGAAGAGAGAAAAAACTTTATATACGGCATTGTCGATAAGGATGGCAATGTAACGGTACCCGGCGCTGTCAGAAACGGAATAAGCGAAAAGGATGCAAATGACATATTCGACCAAATGACGGACTTTGCAAGCTATGGGTTTAATAAATCCCATGCTGCGGCATATGCGGTGGTTGCATATCAGACGGCATACCTCAAAAGATATTATCCTGTGGAGTTTTTTGCAGCAATGCTTACCAGTGTTATGGGTAATAACGATAAAGTAGCTTTTTATATCAAATGCTGTAAAAAAATGAATATAAGCGTGCTTCCTCCCGATATAAATGAAAGCGATGTAACATTTACAGTATCCGGCGGCAAGATAAGATTTGGCCTGGCCGCTGTGAAAAGTGCAGGCAAAAATGCGATCGCTTCCATAATTACGGCAAGAAAAGACAAGGGAAAGTTTCAGAGCTTTACGGATTTTTGCCGGAAAGTAACAGGGGGAGATTTGAATAAAAAGGCTGTTGAGAGCCTTATAAAGGCGGGTGCATTTGATTCCCTCGGGCATTACCGTTCACAGCTTTTGTCTATATATGAGCAGGTTATAGACAGTATAAGTCAGGATAAAAAGAGGAATATAGACGGGCAGATAAGCCTGTTTGATACGGTAGGCGAAAAGAATGACTCAATAAAGGATATTGTACCGGACATCAGTGAATTTGGCAAAAAATATTTACTTGCCATGGAAAAAGAGATGACAGGTCTTTATCTTAGCGGTCATCCTCTTGACGAATATAGTATGGAGCTTGAAAAATATACGACTATCAATACATCTGAAATAATGCCTGCCGATAGTAATGAATATAATGGCGATGCGATCCAGCAAAGTATTTTTCAGTTGGATAATAAAAAAGTGACGATGGGTGGAATAATAACATCTGTAAAGATAAAAGCGACAAAAAATAATACCCTGATGGCCTTTATCATGCTTGATGATATGTATGGATCCATAGAAGTCTTAGTATTTCCGAAAGTATATGAAAAGTACAACAGGCTTGTGCAGGAAGACAGCTTTGTGCTCATAAAAGGAAGACTTAGCATAAGGGAGGAAGATACACCTAAATTGCTGGCGGAAGATATTAAGCAGCTTCAAAAAAGTGACGAAATAAAAGGTACGAAACTATACCTGAGAATACAATCCGACAGGTATAGCATGACAATGCCCGGAGTGAAGCGCATTCTGGCCTTTTACAAGGGTGATACGCCCGTATATTTATGCGTTGAGGATATAAAAAACAGTAACAAAACAGTAAGTATAGCAAGCAGAAGTTTATGGGTGAAAATAGATCAGAATATGCTAAAAAAATTATACGGCATTTTGGGCAAAGAAAATGTAAAGGTATGTTAGATTTTCTTGAATAAATAGACAAAATCTATTAAAATATTATGGGGTATTTTTTTATATTATAATCAGGCTACTTTAAGGGGGCCCTGAATTGTGTGGACAGTAATATATGTAGCTCGCTGCAGGCAAGGGGCAAAGGAATTGAAAAATATGCTGGCTAATCAGGGAGTATTTGTAAAAACCCGTCAAATAAGCAGAAATAAAAATAATGACGGACTTCATGAAATACTTGTTCCTGAGACAGAAGTTGAAGATGCATGTATTATATTGGAACAATTAAAAAAGGATTATTAAACGGATAAATTCCGTCAAGAGAAAGGTGAATAATATGAAAACAATTGGTGTATTAACAAGCGGCGGAGACGCCCCAGGGATGAACGCAGCCATAAGAGCTGTCGTTAGGTCGGGGATCGATAAGAATTTAAAGGTAATGGGAATAAGGCGTGGATATGATGGGCTGATAAACGGTGAAATAGTAGAAATGAACAGGTCATCTGTTTCAGATATTATTCAAAGAGGCGGAACAATCCTCCGCACTGCAAGAAGCGAGGAATTTAAGACCGATGAAGGCAGAAAAAAAGCAGCAAACATTTTGAAAGTATTTGGAATCGAGGGCATTGTAATAATAGGGGGAGACGGATCTTTCAGGGGGGCGCAGAAACTTTCCGAACTTGGCTTTCCCTCTATCGGCGTACCCGGTACGATAGATAATGACCTTGCATATACCGATTATACCATAGGATTTGACACGGCCGTGAATACTGTGCTTGATGCGATCAATAAACTCAGGGATACATCGACTTCCCATGAAAGAATAAGTATAGTGGAAGTGATGGGCAGACACTGCGGTGATATTGCGCTGTATGCTGGACTTGCAGGCGGAAGCGAAAATATAATCGTGCCCGAGGTTGAGTTTAACATAGACGAAGTATGTAAATCCATACTTGAAGGGAAGCTAAGAGGAAAACTTCACAGCATAATAGTAGTTGCCGAAGGCGTAGGGCATGCAAACGAGATAGCAAAAAGTATCGAAGAGATTACAGGATTGGAAACAAGGGCGACGATACTTGGGCATATTCAAAGAGGCGGAAGCCCGACTGCTTTTGACAGAATACTTGCATCCAGACTTGGAGCTAAGGCAGTAGATCTTTTATCCGAAAATGCTTCATCAAGGGTGGTAGGAATAAGAGGCAATAAGATTGTGGATGTAGATATCAATGAAGCTTTGGATATGAAAAAGGAAATCGATTATGATCTTTTAGAACTTGCCCGTGTTCTGTCGATGTAGGTAGGCTTTTATGAAGAAGACAAAGATTATCTGTACAATAGGTCCTGCGAGCGAGGATCCCAAGATCATTGAACAGCTCATAAAAAGCGGTATGAATGCAGCAAGGCTTAATTTTTCCCATGGCGACCATGATGAACATGGAAGCAGGATAAAAAATATAAAAATGCTCAGGGAAAAGCTCGACTTGCCTGTAGCCATCATACTTGATACAAAAGGTCCTGAGATAAGGACGGGTATATTCAAACAAGGGCGGGTAGAGCTTAATGAAGGTCAGCCTTTTACATTTACTTCGAGAGAAGTAGAAGGCGATGAAAAAATATGCAGTGTTTCGTATAAAAATTTGCCATATGATGTTAAACCCGGTGATACGATACTTGTAGATGACGGGCTTGTAGGTTTTAGAATTGACGGCGTAGATGATTGCTGCGATATAAAATGTACCGTATTAAATGGAGGCATCATAGGAGATCATAAAGGTATAAATCTGCCTGGAGTAACCATAAATTTACCTGCGATGACAGAAAAAGATGTGGATGACATATTATTTGGGATAGAAAACGGCGTGGACATAATTGCAGCGTCTTTTGTACGCAGTGCTTCAGATGTGCTGGCCATACGGAACCTGGTTGAAAACAACACCAAGGATAAGATACTGATTATCTCGAAGATAGAAAACCGTGAAGGTGTATCAAACATCGATGAGATCATAAAATGTTCGGACGGCATAATGGTAGCGAGAGGGGATCTTGGAGTTGAAATTCCGGTTGAAGAGGTACCGCTGGTACAGAAGATGGTCATACAAAAGTGCAATAAAGCTGGAAAGCCTGTAGTTACAGCTACGCAGATGCTTGACTCGATGATCAGAAACCCAAGGCCAACGAGAGCTGAAGCGACTGATGTCGCGAATGCCATTTTTGACGGTACCGACTGTATAATGCTTTCAGGGGAAACTGCAAACGGGCGTTATCCTGTCGAATCTGTCAAGACTATGGCAAGGATCGCGGAAAAGACTGAATCTGCATTGAATTATGAAGAAATGCTCGAGAAAAGAAAGATAACAGGTTGTGTAAACGTACCCGATGCTATCAGCTATGCTGCATGTACAACAGCATCGGAACTTGGAGTGAGTGCAATAATAACGACTACAATGACGGGGGCTACTGCAAAAAGAGTGTCCAAATTCAGGCCAAAGCAGCCTATTATCGCAGTTACGCCTTCATGGAGCGTTGCGAGAAAGCTTTCAGTCGTATGGGGAGTCTATCCGGTATTGACACAAAAGGTTAAAACATCGGATGAAGTTATAAATGTATCTGTCAATCGCGCACTTGAGACCGGATTCATAAAAAAAGGCGAACTTGTTGTAATTGCTGCTGGCATACCGGTTGGTCTGACGGGAGCGACAAATATGATAAAAGTGCATATGGTTTGAGGAATGTAATTAAATATATTTGGTAAAAACATAAGAAAAATCGGAAAGAGTTTATCCTCAGGCGGTGAGAATATGTATGTAAATGAAATAAGCTTTCGGGTGAGATATTCGGAAACAGACCGTATGGGTATTGTTTATCACCCGAATTATTATATATGGTTTGAAATAGGCAGAACGGATTATATGCGCTCCCTTGGCTGTAATTATAGAGATATAGAGGAAAAGGGCATACTTCTTCCTGTAATTGAAACGC
This region includes:
- a CDS encoding DNA polymerase III subunit alpha, which translates into the protein MKFVHLHVHTEYSLLDGSARIKDLISKAKELGMDSIAITDHGAAYGVIEFYKEAVSQGIKPIIGCEVYVAKRTMYDKDPGIDSGYYHLVLLAKNMEGYKNLIKLISKGFIDGFYYKPRVDHDLLKRYSKGLIALSACLAGEVQTYITNGDIKGAESSALLYKSIFGKDFYLELQDHGIEKQKKVNEELIKMSKKLSIPLVCTNDVHYLTRADAKAHEVLLCIQTGKTMDDEDRMRFETDEFYLKSPEEMSKLFEYVPEAIENTVKIADECNIKIEFGKHHLPKFDVPEGKNAVDYLRELCHAGMKERYGNNPPDNIKNRLNYELSVIEKMGFVDYFLIVWDFIRFAREHGIITGPGRGSATGSMVAYCLGITKIDPIKYNLVFERFLNIERVSMPDIDSDFCYERRQEVIDYVISKYGKDRVAQIITFGTMAARAVIRDVGRALNFPYSEVDGIAKMIPFEPGMTIDKAMNMNPELKKMYEQDEKIKLLIDISKTLEGLPRHSSTHAAGVVIAAAPVDEFVPLARNDDTIVTQYTMGTLEELGLLKMDFLGLRTLTVIRDAIEMIKADKGIDINLDKLDYNDPKIFKMISEGNTQGVFQIESSGMTQFMKELKPDSFEDIIAGISLFRPGPMAEIPKYIENKNNPERIKYKVTQLKPILDGTYGCMVYQEQVMQIVRDVAGYSMGRADLVRRAMAKKKHKVMEEERKNFIYGIVDKDGNVTVPGAVRNGISEKDANDIFDQMTDFASYGFNKSHAAAYAVVAYQTAYLKRYYPVEFFAAMLTSVMGNNDKVAFYIKCCKKMNISVLPPDINESDVTFTVSGGKIRFGLAAVKSAGKNAIASIITARKDKGKFQSFTDFCRKVTGGDLNKKAVESLIKAGAFDSLGHYRSQLLSIYEQVIDSISQDKKRNIDGQISLFDTVGEKNDSIKDIVPDISEFGKKYLLAMEKEMTGLYLSGHPLDEYSMELEKYTTINTSEIMPADSNEYNGDAIQQSIFQLDNKKVTMGGIITSVKIKATKNNTLMAFIMLDDMYGSIEVLVFPKVYEKYNRLVQEDSFVLIKGRLSIREEDTPKLLAEDIKQLQKSDEIKGTKLYLRIQSDRYSMTMPGVKRILAFYKGDTPVYLCVEDIKNSNKTVSIASRSLWVKIDQNMLKKLYGILGKENVKVC
- the pfkA gene encoding 6-phosphofructokinase, producing the protein MKTIGVLTSGGDAPGMNAAIRAVVRSGIDKNLKVMGIRRGYDGLINGEIVEMNRSSVSDIIQRGGTILRTARSEEFKTDEGRKKAANILKVFGIEGIVIIGGDGSFRGAQKLSELGFPSIGVPGTIDNDLAYTDYTIGFDTAVNTVLDAINKLRDTSTSHERISIVEVMGRHCGDIALYAGLAGGSENIIVPEVEFNIDEVCKSILEGKLRGKLHSIIVVAEGVGHANEIAKSIEEITGLETRATILGHIQRGGSPTAFDRILASRLGAKAVDLLSENASSRVVGIRGNKIVDVDINEALDMKKEIDYDLLELARVLSM